In the Victivallis sp. Marseille-Q1083 genome, one interval contains:
- a CDS encoding SWIM zinc finger domain-containing protein → MSREHDNLKELITRQNLRKEAGDVYFKRGLDYFKAGQVQTLHLNDGRIEGKVAGSRFYHCSIESDGNGWFSGECSCPLGDDGEFCKHLVALGLAFIEGFETPQPTSGKRSKFDLAAFLKAQSKEELMTLLSEAAKLHPDLLEFFRMSYLPDDPDSLRRELLQKIDHLLELAEECSYVDCYGDEGDEIDENFEQLRQELGQLTQTMKRVPSSLMLELAEYAIKEALKREGGDDENGLDELIGELLPFYFDAVTKGAGKPLEIVENMIEWEAANPWGALGKIGRYFMDAPQRIVNAWEKIAQRQWKEMPELPMGARTSHKRELIEKRLLQRTRINCDKELELKILQKNQSSPEQVLALSRQLFRLDRYDEILPLLQKAHDHFKGDHDILNALVNELIRCDRKEEALALAWNCFERYPDCRYGYEFLRSTARYCHKSKVYLAKALDFLRNRLASGDQAISARTEMVNILIGEKDYPQALEVAEGGLCAHQTLYCLADAIAETRPEASARLIKRPLDQYLPQVGDRFYAESVRLLKLYQKYLTAAGERERFQQEILAIRLQYKPRRKFIGMLDKEGLK, encoded by the coding sequence ATGAGCCGTGAACATGATAATTTGAAAGAATTGATTACCCGGCAGAATCTGCGGAAGGAAGCTGGAGACGTCTATTTCAAGCGTGGGCTGGACTATTTTAAAGCCGGGCAAGTGCAAACGCTGCATTTGAATGATGGACGTATTGAGGGCAAGGTGGCCGGGAGCCGGTTCTATCATTGTTCGATTGAGTCGGATGGGAACGGCTGGTTTTCCGGAGAATGCAGTTGTCCGCTCGGTGACGACGGTGAATTCTGCAAGCATCTGGTCGCACTCGGACTGGCTTTTATCGAAGGATTTGAAACGCCGCAGCCGACCAGCGGGAAACGCAGTAAATTCGATCTTGCCGCGTTTCTGAAAGCACAGAGCAAAGAGGAGTTGATGACGTTGCTTAGCGAAGCGGCAAAGCTTCATCCCGATTTACTGGAGTTTTTCCGGATGAGTTATCTGCCGGACGATCCAGACTCCCTGCGCCGGGAGTTGTTGCAGAAGATCGACCATCTGCTGGAGCTGGCGGAAGAATGCAGTTATGTCGACTGCTATGGTGACGAAGGAGATGAAATCGATGAAAATTTCGAACAGCTTCGGCAGGAACTCGGACAACTGACCCAAACGATGAAGCGTGTGCCTTCGTCATTGATGCTGGAGTTAGCGGAATATGCGATCAAAGAGGCGCTTAAGCGGGAAGGCGGTGATGACGAAAATGGACTCGATGAATTGATCGGCGAGCTGTTGCCGTTCTATTTCGACGCGGTAACGAAAGGTGCTGGCAAACCTCTGGAAATTGTGGAAAATATGATTGAATGGGAAGCGGCAAATCCATGGGGAGCGCTTGGAAAAATCGGACGTTATTTCATGGACGCGCCCCAACGGATTGTCAATGCCTGGGAAAAAATCGCGCAACGCCAGTGGAAAGAAATGCCGGAACTGCCGATGGGAGCGCGAACCTCCCATAAGCGGGAATTGATTGAAAAGCGGTTGCTGCAACGTACCAGGATTAATTGCGATAAAGAACTGGAATTGAAAATTTTGCAGAAAAATCAAAGTTCTCCGGAACAGGTTTTAGCCTTGAGCAGGCAGTTGTTCCGTCTGGATCGTTACGACGAGATACTGCCGTTGCTGCAAAAAGCACATGATCACTTCAAAGGAGATCATGATATCTTGAATGCTCTGGTGAACGAACTCATCCGATGCGACCGGAAAGAAGAAGCGCTTGCCTTGGCATGGAACTGTTTTGAACGTTACCCCGATTGCCGATACGGTTACGAGTTTTTGCGTTCGACCGCCCGTTACTGCCATAAGAGTAAAGTTTATTTGGCCAAAGCGTTGGATTTTCTGCGCAACCGTCTCGCTTCAGGCGATCAGGCGATCAGCGCCCGTACGGAGATGGTGAACATCCTGATTGGTGAAAAAGACTATCCGCAGGCGCTGGAAGTTGCGGAAGGTGGCCTGTGTGCGCATCAGACCCTTTACTGTTTGGCGGACGCTATAGCGGAAACCCGGCCGGAAGCCTCGGCGCGGTTGATCAAAAGGCCGCTTGACCAATATTTGCCTCAGGTCGGCGACCGTTTTTATGCCGAATCGGTGCGTTTGCTGAAACTCTATCAGAAATATCTGACGGCAGCCGGAGAAAGAGAACGTTTTCAACAGGAAATCCTCGCTATTCGCCTGCAATACAAACCACGCCGTAAATTCATCGGAATGCTGGACAAAGAGGGCTTGAAGTAA
- the lpxK gene encoding tetraacyldisaccharide 4'-kinase, whose translation MVERDRLHMSSREFFENLEQYFLKLIMGRQRRSYTDYAMIGVMFFASRFYRMATQFRIWLYDKRIVRNRAIGCLVVSIGNLSCGGTGKTPVVEVFARTLSQKGRRVAILSRGYRSKKRTWREKIRQKFSSEKMEVPPKVVSDGEKLLLDSAYAGDEPYMLARNLKGVVVLVDKDRVKSGLYAIDEFETDTLILDDGFQYLRLKPHINIVLVDTTSPFGNHHVLPRGTLREPVKNIRRADYIFLTKSNGGNQLRHLKSFLRRHNHRAEIIECCHMPQYLEHAFQPDDKLELEHLKNLKVAAISAIANPLSFENFLEGFGAKLTLREHYADHHRYSETEIEIFAHQAKLSGARMIVTTEKDAVRIPASVKTELPIYFLRIKIDILSGQENFDQCISRICFLSD comes from the coding sequence ATGGTCGAGAGGGACAGGCTGCACATGTCGAGCCGTGAATTTTTTGAGAATCTGGAACAATATTTTTTGAAGCTGATCATGGGGCGGCAACGCCGCAGCTATACGGATTATGCAATGATTGGGGTGATGTTTTTCGCCTCGCGTTTCTACCGGATGGCGACTCAGTTCCGCATCTGGCTGTATGACAAGCGCATCGTCCGCAACCGGGCGATCGGCTGCCTGGTCGTCAGCATCGGCAACCTGAGCTGCGGCGGCACCGGCAAAACGCCGGTCGTCGAAGTATTCGCCCGGACTTTGAGCCAGAAGGGACGCCGGGTGGCGATCCTGAGCCGCGGCTACCGCAGCAAAAAACGGACCTGGCGGGAGAAAATCCGGCAGAAATTCAGTTCCGAAAAGATGGAAGTGCCGCCGAAGGTGGTTTCCGACGGGGAGAAGCTGTTGCTTGATTCGGCTTACGCCGGGGACGAACCGTATATGCTGGCCCGCAATTTGAAAGGCGTCGTCGTCCTGGTGGACAAGGACCGGGTGAAGTCGGGGCTTTACGCGATTGACGAATTCGAGACGGACACGCTGATTCTGGATGACGGTTTCCAGTATTTGCGCCTGAAGCCGCACATCAACATCGTTCTGGTCGACACCACCAGTCCGTTCGGCAACCATCATGTGCTGCCGAGGGGAACGTTGCGGGAACCGGTGAAAAATATCCGGCGCGCCGATTATATTTTTCTGACCAAGTCGAACGGCGGCAATCAACTGCGTCATTTGAAATCGTTTCTGCGCCGGCACAATCATCGGGCGGAAATCATCGAATGCTGCCACATGCCGCAATATCTGGAACACGCTTTCCAGCCCGACGACAAACTGGAACTGGAGCATCTGAAGAATCTGAAAGTAGCGGCGATTTCGGCGATCGCCAATCCGTTGAGTTTCGAAAATTTTCTCGAGGGGTTCGGCGCCAAATTGACATTGCGGGAGCATTATGCCGACCATCACCGTTATTCCGAGACGGAAATTGAGATTTTTGCGCATCAGGCGAAGCTTTCCGGCGCCAGAATGATCGTCACGACGGAAAAGGACGCCGTCCGGATTCCGGCATCGGTAAAAACGGAGTTGCCGATCTATTTTCTGCGGATCAAAATCGATATCCTGAGTGGGCAGGAAAATTTCGATCAGTGCATTTCCCGCATTTGTTTTCTGTCGGACTGA
- the floA gene encoding flotillin-like protein FloA (flotillin-like protein involved in membrane lipid rafts) has translation MQWVPIILAIILMLFGLYVIFFFIPFRHWLAAVFAQVPVSIGALIGMRLRQGPPQIIVDAMIQAHKAGILVPSDVLEAHYLAGGNVDRVVQALVAADKASIELSVQRATAIDLAGRDVLEAVKMSVNPKVIETPEVAAMAKDGIQVKAIARVTVRANIDRLIGGAGEQTILARVGEGIVTTIGSSDSHKKVLENPDTISKTVLAKGLDAGTAFEILSIDIADVNIGKNIGAQLQTDQANADKNIAQAKAEERRAMAVAHEQEMTAQISEMRAKLIETEAQVPLAIAKAFRDGQFILESK, from the coding sequence ATGCAGTGGGTTCCGATCATTCTGGCCATCATCCTGATGTTGTTCGGGTTGTACGTCATCTTCTTTTTCATCCCGTTCCGGCACTGGCTGGCGGCCGTTTTCGCCCAGGTGCCGGTCAGCATCGGCGCCCTGATCGGCATGCGGCTGCGGCAGGGGCCGCCGCAGATCATCGTCGACGCAATGATCCAGGCCCACAAAGCCGGCATCCTGGTGCCGTCCGACGTGCTCGAAGCGCATTATCTGGCCGGCGGCAACGTCGACCGGGTGGTGCAGGCCCTGGTCGCGGCGGACAAGGCGAGCATCGAATTGTCCGTCCAGCGGGCGACCGCCATCGACCTGGCCGGCCGCGACGTGCTCGAAGCGGTCAAGATGAGCGTCAACCCGAAAGTGATCGAAACGCCGGAAGTGGCGGCGATGGCCAAGGATGGCATTCAGGTCAAGGCGATCGCCCGGGTCACGGTGCGGGCCAACATCGACCGGTTGATCGGCGGCGCCGGCGAACAGACTATTCTGGCCCGGGTCGGCGAGGGCATCGTCACGACGATCGGCTCCTCCGACAGCCACAAGAAAGTGCTGGAAAATCCGGACACCATCTCCAAGACGGTGCTGGCCAAAGGCCTGGACGCCGGCACCGCCTTCGAAATTCTGTCGATCGATATCGCCGACGTCAACATCGGCAAGAACATCGGCGCCCAACTGCAGACCGACCAGGCCAACGCCGACAAGAACATCGCCCAGGCCAAAGCGGAAGAGCGCCGGGCGATGGCCGTCGCCCACGAGCAGGAGATGACCGCCCAGATCAGCGAAATGCGGGCCAAATTGATCGAAACGGAGGCGCAGGTGCCACTGGCGATCGCCAAGGCCTTCCGGGACGGCCAGTTCATTCTGGAAAGCAAATAA
- the floA gene encoding flotillin-like protein FloA (flotillin-like protein involved in membrane lipid rafts) gives MDFSLALLIGLVIVGIFIVLLLVVIIPIPLWVAALLSGVRVSVGSLVGMRMRRVPPQVILSALIQSKKAGITVDSNALEAHYLAGGNVFRVVLALIAADKANIELSLQRATAIDLAGRDVLEAVKMSVNPKVIETPMVAAMAKDGIQLKAIARVTVRANINRLVGGAGEETVLARVGEGIVSTIGSATKHKDVLENPDIISKTVLAKGLDSGTAFEILSIDIADVDVGKNIGAELQMAQANADKDIAQAKAEERRAMAVARDQEMKAKIREMEAELVKAQSAIPQSIAEALLEGRMGIMDYYRMKNIMADTDMRQSIALESDKGVKAK, from the coding sequence ATGGATTTCTCTCTGGCACTGTTGATCGGCCTGGTCATCGTCGGCATTTTTATCGTGCTTCTTCTGGTGGTCATCATCCCGATTCCGCTGTGGGTGGCGGCCCTGCTGTCCGGAGTGCGGGTCAGCGTCGGCTCGCTGGTCGGCATGCGGATGCGGCGGGTGCCGCCGCAAGTGATCCTGTCGGCCCTGATTCAATCGAAGAAAGCCGGCATCACCGTCGATTCCAACGCGCTGGAAGCGCATTACCTGGCCGGCGGCAACGTCTTTCGCGTCGTCCTGGCGTTGATCGCCGCCGACAAGGCCAACATCGAACTGTCGCTGCAGCGGGCGACCGCCATCGACCTGGCCGGCCGCGATGTGCTTGAGGCGGTCAAGATGAGCGTCAATCCGAAAGTGATTGAAACGCCGATGGTTGCGGCGATGGCCAAAGACGGCATCCAGTTGAAAGCGATCGCCCGGGTCACGGTGCGGGCCAACATCAACCGGCTGGTCGGCGGTGCCGGCGAAGAGACCGTCCTGGCGCGGGTCGGCGAAGGCATCGTTTCGACGATCGGGTCGGCAACCAAGCACAAAGATGTCCTGGAAAATCCGGACATCATTTCCAAGACGGTGCTGGCCAAGGGATTGGATTCCGGGACCGCCTTTGAAATTCTGTCGATCGACATCGCCGATGTCGACGTCGGCAAGAACATCGGCGCCGAACTGCAGATGGCGCAGGCCAACGCCGACAAGGATATCGCCCAGGCCAAAGCGGAAGAGCGCCGGGCGATGGCCGTCGCCCGCGACCAGGAAATGAAGGCGAAAATCCGCGAAATGGAAGCGGAGCTGGTCAAAGCCCAATCCGCCATTCCGCAATCGATCGCCGAAGCACTGCTGGAAGGCCGGATGGGCATCATGGATTACTACCGGATGAAAAATATCATGGCCGACACCGATATGCGCCAGTCCATCGCCCTGGAATCCGACAAGGGCGTCAAAGCCAAATAA
- the priA gene encoding primosomal protein N' — MSRIARVIVDLSLDKAFDYLIPPPLAARIVIGVRVRVPFGNSFRLGYVLALSDHSDFEEQLKTIESLGDGRTQLPEALIKLGSWMAEYYCCTQEQAIRSLLPGAVRLGRIKPKTLTVYRVAEPEKARQYIEANAGREKAQGRVNLLKVLLEQPGLAADVLLNLAETTVSPLQGLVKNGLVAKSEQLLRRNPFSDSTVLPSAPLPANAEQQAALERVRAMLEGREKRHVMLLHGVTNSGKTEVYLQSIAMALELNRSAIVLVPEISLTPQTVRRFRARFGDKISVLHSRLSDGERFDEWNRINDGIVQIVVGARSALFAPFRNLGLIIVDEEHEASYKQSEAPRYHARDVAVMRGLLEQAAVILGSATPSFESYRNALEKRYVLVEMLHRVDDKLLPSVKVVDLRLGAPEPGEKKSGLFTKILIQAIQERLQLGEQTILFLNRRGFARQMLCESCGYVAGCPSCSVPYTYHRKEEMLSCHLCGSMIEAPECCPSCGAAEIRYSGSGTEKIESLAAAIFRGAKVVRMDSDSIRAGNSHEAILDRFRKGEIDILIGTQMIAKGLHFPNVTLVGIINADQGLYLPDFRACERTFQLLTQVAGRAGRGDVRGEVIIQTFSPANDTIRFAVSQDFKAFYQYDMTVREALHYPPDGHLMVLNFRSLDAEAGMQYAARCMELLRPFCHDEIIVSEPAPAPIEKIKTKYRFQIIFRGRKLKQLRQALRELTLRRRHPDGIELYLDIDAQSLL; from the coding sequence ATGAGCAGGATTGCCCGGGTGATCGTGGATTTGTCGCTGGACAAGGCGTTCGATTATCTGATTCCGCCGCCATTGGCGGCCCGGATCGTCATCGGGGTCCGGGTCCGGGTGCCGTTCGGCAACTCGTTCCGGCTCGGCTATGTTCTCGCTTTGTCCGATCACTCCGACTTCGAAGAGCAATTGAAGACGATCGAATCGCTGGGTGACGGCCGGACCCAGTTGCCGGAAGCGCTGATCAAACTCGGCAGCTGGATGGCCGAATATTACTGCTGCACTCAGGAGCAGGCGATTCGGTCGCTGCTGCCCGGCGCCGTCCGCCTTGGACGGATCAAACCGAAAACCTTGACGGTTTACCGGGTGGCCGAGCCGGAAAAAGCCCGTCAATACATCGAAGCCAATGCCGGCCGGGAGAAGGCGCAGGGACGGGTCAATCTGTTGAAGGTACTGCTCGAGCAGCCTGGGCTGGCGGCCGATGTCCTGCTCAATCTGGCGGAAACGACCGTTTCTCCGCTGCAGGGGCTGGTGAAAAATGGATTGGTTGCCAAATCGGAACAACTGCTGCGGCGCAATCCGTTCAGCGATTCGACGGTGCTGCCGAGCGCGCCGTTGCCGGCCAATGCCGAACAGCAGGCGGCGCTGGAACGGGTGCGGGCCATGCTGGAGGGACGCGAAAAACGGCATGTCATGCTGCTGCACGGCGTCACCAACAGCGGCAAAACCGAAGTCTATCTGCAGAGCATTGCGATGGCGTTGGAATTGAACAGGTCCGCCATCGTGCTGGTACCGGAAATTTCCCTGACGCCGCAGACGGTCCGCCGCTTCCGGGCCCGTTTCGGTGATAAAATCAGCGTGCTGCACAGCCGGTTGTCGGACGGGGAACGGTTCGACGAATGGAACCGGATCAATGACGGGATCGTGCAGATTGTCGTCGGGGCGCGTTCGGCGCTGTTTGCGCCGTTCCGTAATCTCGGTTTGATCATCGTCGACGAAGAACACGAGGCCAGCTACAAACAGTCTGAGGCGCCGCGCTATCATGCCCGTGATGTCGCGGTGATGCGCGGATTGCTGGAGCAGGCGGCGGTGATTCTCGGTTCGGCGACGCCGTCGTTCGAATCGTACCGCAACGCGCTGGAAAAACGGTATGTGCTGGTCGAAATGCTTCACCGGGTCGATGACAAACTGCTGCCGTCGGTCAAGGTGGTCGACCTGCGGCTCGGTGCGCCGGAACCGGGCGAGAAAAAATCCGGATTGTTCACCAAAATATTGATCCAGGCCATTCAGGAACGCCTGCAACTGGGCGAACAGACGATTCTCTTTCTGAACCGCCGCGGCTTCGCCCGGCAGATGCTCTGCGAAAGCTGCGGCTATGTCGCCGGCTGTCCATCCTGTTCGGTGCCCTATACCTACCACCGCAAAGAAGAGATGCTCTCCTGTCACCTCTGCGGTTCGATGATCGAAGCGCCGGAATGCTGTCCATCCTGCGGGGCGGCCGAAATCCGCTATTCGGGCAGCGGCACCGAGAAGATCGAAAGCCTGGCCGCGGCGATTTTCCGGGGCGCCAAGGTGGTCAGGATGGATTCCGATTCGATTCGGGCCGGCAATTCGCACGAGGCGATCCTCGATCGTTTCCGCAAGGGCGAGATCGATATTTTGATCGGTACTCAGATGATCGCCAAAGGGCTGCATTTCCCGAACGTCACGCTGGTCGGCATCATCAACGCCGATCAGGGGCTTTATCTGCCGGATTTCCGTGCTTGCGAGCGGACCTTTCAACTGTTGACCCAGGTGGCCGGCCGGGCCGGTCGCGGTGATGTGCGCGGCGAAGTGATCATCCAGACGTTCAGTCCGGCCAACGATACGATCCGTTTTGCGGTCAGTCAGGATTTCAAGGCGTTTTATCAGTACGACATGACGGTGCGGGAAGCGCTGCATTATCCGCCGGACGGTCATTTGATGGTGTTGAATTTCCGCAGCCTGGATGCAGAGGCCGGAATGCAGTATGCGGCGAGGTGCATGGAGTTGCTCCGGCCGTTCTGTCATGATGAAATCATCGTCTCGGAGCCGGCGCCGGCGCCGATCGAAAAGATCAAAACCAAATACCGCTTTCAAATCATTTTCCGCGGCCGGAAATTGAAGCAATTGCGGCAGGCGCTGCGCGAATTGACTTTGCGCCGGCGGCATCCGGACGGGATCGAACTTTACCTCGACATCGATGCGCAGAGTCTGTTGTAA
- a CDS encoding nodulation protein NfeD → MILRLKRLAPVIPLLCLALAAWLFNTAAKPPPEYVADAQNVVYYLPQFLEFEEISESEMRFLKKTLDRAAEEQVKAVIFELNTPGGRIDVALKYVSILLKSKVPVIAYVNPQGISAGMVVALAADRIAINPDGLIGDAMPLEITIEGVRPITAPPAEKTSETANDEKTTAESIVEEAKELSEQIDRPEAAPNRHTDRSLTDQKFLTVFFKALQVLAEKNGRPVKIVRAMADPYVQLTEEADGIAHTEVSPLTLGGREAAKLGVVDYLAKNRSDLLTQLNLGDAQVQEIRRTAWEQVVQFLSHPVLAGALLVLGIVGIFIEIKTPGFGVPGILGLTALTLFFLGHVASGASDWGPIVIFFVGLLLLLLEIFVIPGFGIVGILGGGCMIISFCLAFGWEQLLFGSQVVAVSLLVALGIIIALIVYVLPKSRLLNPLTLKTNENSSDGYVSVEADNTLIGKVGQVAAQLRPAGVIVIGDKRYDAVSDGELIEAGSNVVVIKCNGFQLVVKRIK, encoded by the coding sequence ATGATTTTGCGATTGAAACGTCTGGCGCCGGTAATTCCGCTGCTGTGCCTGGCCCTGGCGGCCTGGTTGTTCAACACTGCCGCCAAACCGCCGCCGGAATACGTTGCCGACGCGCAGAACGTCGTTTATTACCTGCCGCAATTTCTCGAATTCGAAGAGATCAGCGAAAGTGAAATGCGCTTTCTGAAAAAAACCCTGGACCGGGCGGCCGAAGAACAGGTCAAGGCGGTGATTTTCGAACTCAACACGCCGGGCGGCCGGATCGACGTCGCTTTGAAATATGTCTCCATTTTGTTGAAATCCAAAGTGCCGGTCATCGCTTATGTCAACCCGCAGGGGATTTCCGCCGGGATGGTCGTCGCCTTGGCGGCCGACCGGATCGCGATCAATCCGGATGGCTTGATCGGCGATGCCATGCCATTGGAGATCACCATCGAAGGCGTGCGGCCGATTACCGCGCCGCCGGCGGAAAAAACGTCGGAAACGGCAAATGACGAGAAAACGACGGCTGAATCCATCGTCGAAGAAGCCAAGGAGTTAAGCGAACAAATCGACCGGCCGGAAGCGGCACCGAACCGTCATACCGACCGGTCTTTGACGGATCAGAAATTTCTGACCGTCTTCTTCAAGGCGCTGCAGGTGCTGGCGGAAAAAAACGGCCGGCCGGTTAAAATCGTCCGGGCGATGGCCGATCCCTATGTGCAGTTGACCGAAGAGGCCGACGGCATCGCCCATACGGAAGTTTCGCCGCTGACGCTGGGAGGCCGGGAAGCGGCCAAACTCGGAGTGGTCGATTATCTGGCCAAAAACCGCAGCGATTTGCTGACCCAGCTGAATCTCGGCGATGCGCAGGTGCAGGAAATCCGCCGGACCGCCTGGGAGCAAGTCGTCCAGTTCCTGTCCCATCCGGTGCTGGCCGGCGCGTTGCTGGTGCTCGGCATCGTCGGCATTTTCATTGAGATCAAGACGCCGGGATTCGGCGTCCCCGGTATCCTCGGCCTGACGGCGCTGACGCTGTTCTTCCTGGGACACGTGGCCAGCGGGGCCTCCGACTGGGGGCCGATCGTCATCTTCTTCGTCGGTTTGCTGTTGCTGCTGCTGGAAATTTTCGTCATTCCGGGATTCGGCATCGTCGGCATTCTCGGCGGCGGCTGTATGATCATCTCCTTCTGCCTGGCCTTCGGCTGGGAACAGCTGCTGTTCGGCAGCCAGGTGGTGGCGGTTTCATTGCTGGTGGCGCTGGGCATCATCATCGCCCTGATCGTCTACGTCCTGCCCAAGAGCCGCCTGCTCAATCCATTGACCTTGAAAACCAACGAGAACAGTTCCGACGGCTATGTCTCAGTCGAGGCGGACAACACCCTGATCGGCAAAGTCGGCCAGGTGGCGGCCCAGTTGCGGCCGGCCGGCGTCATCGTCATCGGCGACAAACGTTACGACGCGGTCAGCGACGGAGAGCTGATCGAAGCCGGTTCCAACGTCGTGGTCATTAAATGCAACGGCTTTCAATTAGTGGTCAAACGCATCAAATAG
- a CDS encoding YihY/virulence factor BrkB family protein — MDLKPWKERATRARNFLFSDIWFMNFQPLPRTKRLLFRALKVAMLLFSNLKADSCYLRASALTFYSIFAVVPLAALLFGIAKGFGLETKLYTTLMEKFSDQQVVIQHIYNFAERTLEHTRGGLIAGIGVVVLLFTILKMIGNIESSFNHIWSVKINRSWFRKFTDYTSLLLVCPIFLISTAGVNTLFRRFTAEGAWLEALAQPMSAFSIRLLPFVMSWLIFTLIYRFMPNTRVQFKAALLSGIISGTVYQLWQMLYIGIQVKLSSYNAIYGSLSALPLFLLWMQYSWVIVLFGTELAFVLQNVDNIEFEPGASRPSIRLRRAVSLLLATLVVKDFKEGATPPTSEELARRCEIPFRLTEDLLYQLTLAKILCRAVDEQGIGKFGFLPAMPLEKLTIAEVLDRLDNLSSGPEPIPPMAEYRTIERILERLREVNAFSEQNLQLQILFDTEAADRQFVKNTLPPTETAG, encoded by the coding sequence ATGGATCTCAAACCGTGGAAAGAACGGGCGACCCGGGCCCGCAATTTTCTGTTCAGCGACATCTGGTTCATGAATTTTCAGCCGCTGCCCCGAACCAAGCGCCTGTTGTTCCGGGCATTGAAAGTGGCGATGCTGCTGTTCTCCAATTTGAAAGCGGACAGTTGCTATCTGCGGGCGTCGGCGCTGACCTTTTATTCCATCTTCGCGGTGGTGCCGCTGGCCGCGCTGCTGTTCGGCATCGCCAAGGGGTTCGGGCTGGAGACGAAACTCTACACCACGCTGATGGAGAAATTTTCCGACCAGCAAGTGGTGATTCAGCACATCTACAATTTCGCCGAACGGACGCTGGAACACACCCGCGGCGGATTGATCGCCGGCATCGGCGTCGTCGTACTGCTGTTCACAATTCTGAAAATGATCGGCAATATCGAGAGCTCCTTCAACCACATCTGGAGCGTCAAAATCAACCGGAGCTGGTTTCGGAAATTCACCGACTACACCTCTTTGCTGCTGGTCTGTCCGATCTTCCTGATCAGCACCGCCGGCGTCAACACACTTTTCCGGCGCTTCACCGCCGAAGGCGCCTGGCTGGAGGCGCTGGCCCAGCCGATGAGCGCCTTTTCGATCCGGCTGCTGCCGTTTGTGATGAGCTGGCTCATTTTCACGCTGATCTACCGGTTCATGCCGAACACCCGGGTGCAATTCAAGGCGGCTCTGCTCTCCGGCATCATCAGCGGGACGGTTTACCAGCTCTGGCAGATGCTGTATATCGGCATTCAGGTCAAATTGTCCAGTTACAACGCCATCTACGGCAGTTTGTCGGCGCTGCCGCTGTTCCTGCTGTGGATGCAGTACAGTTGGGTGATCGTCCTTTTCGGCACCGAATTGGCCTTCGTGCTGCAAAATGTCGACAACATTGAATTCGAGCCCGGCGCCTCCAGGCCGAGCATCCGGCTGCGGCGGGCGGTCAGCCTGCTGCTCGCCACGCTGGTCGTCAAAGATTTCAAGGAAGGCGCCACGCCGCCGACCAGCGAAGAACTGGCGCGGCGCTGTGAAATTCCGTTCCGGTTGACGGAGGATCTGCTGTATCAATTGACCCTGGCAAAAATTCTCTGCCGGGCGGTCGACGAACAGGGGATCGGCAAATTCGGCTTCCTGCCGGCAATGCCGCTGGAAAAATTGACGATTGCCGAGGTGCTGGACCGCCTGGACAACCTGAGCAGCGGACCGGAACCGATTCCGCCGATGGCTGAATACCGCACCATCGAACGCATCCTGGAACGGCTGCGGGAAGTGAATGCTTTTTCCGAACAGAATCTGCAACTGCAGATTTTGTTCGATACCGAAGCGGCCGATCGCCAATTCGTCAAAAACACACTGCCGCCGACGGAAACCGCCGGTTGA
- a CDS encoding transposase — protein MLNAEADAICQASKYQRSPDRQDTRAGSYKRKLLTKAGEVELRVPRLRTLPFETQINVRKITDATEHGNYLFSPKATRSVFRKRAKLPDNLLPNCRKSLKKCQSHGIVSEISCQT, from the coding sequence TTGTTAAACGCAGAAGCTGATGCGATCTGTCAGGCATCGAAGTATCAGCGCAGTCCGGATCGTCAGGATACGCGGGCGGGAAGTTACAAGCGTAAACTCCTGACGAAAGCCGGAGAAGTGGAACTTCGTGTTCCCCGCTTGCGGACGTTACCGTTTGAAACGCAAATTAATGTGCGCAAAATAACGGACGCTACCGAACACGGCAACTATCTTTTTTCACCCAAAGCGACACGATCCGTTTTTAGGAAGCGTGCCAAATTACCGGACAATTTATTGCCAAATTGCCGAAAGTCGCTTAAAAAATGCCAATCACATGGTATTGTATCCGAGATAAGCTGCCAAACATAA